A single region of the Glycine max cultivar Williams 82 chromosome 20, Glycine_max_v4.0, whole genome shotgun sequence genome encodes:
- the UR2 gene encoding uricase-2 isozyme 2: MAQQEVVEGFKFEQRHGKERVRVARVWKTRQGQHFVVEWRVGITLFSDCVNSYLRDDNSDIVATDTMKNTVYAKAKECSDILSAEDFAILLAKHFVSFYKKVTGAIVNIVEKPWERVIVDGQPHEHGFKLGSEKHTTEAIVQKSGSLQLTSGIEGLSVLKTTQSGFVNFIRDKYTALPDTRERILATEVTALWRYSYESQYSLPQKPFYFTEKYQEVKKVLADTFFGPPNGGVYSPSVQNTLYLMAKATLNRFPDIAYVSLKMPNLHFLPVNISNKDGPIVKFEDDVYLPTDEPHGSIQASLSRLWSKL; encoded by the exons ATGGCTCAGCAGGAAGTGGTAGAAGGGTTCAAGTTCGAACAGAGGCACGGGAAAGAGCGCGTGAGAGTGGCGCGCGTGTGGAAGACGAGGCAGGGGCAGCACTTCGTTGTGGAGTGGCGCGTGGGCATCACTCTCTTCTCAGACTGCGTCAACTCGTATCTCCGCGATGACAACTCTGACATCGTTGCTACTGATACCATGAAAAACACA GTGTATGCAAAAGCAAAGGAATGCTCAGACATACTCTCTGCTGAGGACTTTGCTATTTTGCTTGCTAAGCACTTTGTATCATTTTACAAGAAG GTTACTGGTGCTATTGTGAATATTGTGGAAAAACCATGGGAGCGTGTCATTGTGGATGGTCAACCTCATGAACATG GTTTCAAACTTGGGTCTGAGAAGCATACAACAGAGGCAATAGTACAAAAGTCTGGTTCACTTCAGTTGACTTCTGGTATTGAAGGATTGTCAGTGTTGAAGACAACCCAG TCTGGTTTTGTGAATTTCATAAGAGACAAGTACACAGCACTTCCTGATACCCGTGAAAGGATTCTGGCAACAGAAGTAACCGCACTGTGGAG GTATTCGTATGAATCACAGTATAGCCTCCCTCAGAAGCCATTTTACTTTACAGAAAAGTATCAGGAAGTGAAAAAAGTTCTGGCTGACACTTTTTTTGGCCCACCAAATGGGGGAGTCTATAGCCCATCTGTTCAAAACACACTCTACCTGATGGCAAAGGCCACACTGAACAG ATTTCCTGACATAGCTTATGTCAGTCTAAAGATGCCAAATCTTCATTTCTTACCTGTCAATATCTCAAACAAGGATGGTCCTATTGTGAAG TTTGAGGATGATGTGTACTTGCCAACGGATGAGCCTCATGGGTCAATTCAAGCTAGCTTGAGCCGCCTTTGGTCAAAGCTGTAG
- the UR2 gene encoding uricase-2 isozyme 2 isoform X1 codes for MAQQEVVEGFKFEQRHGKERVRVARVWKTRQGQHFVVEWRVGITLFSDCVNSYLRDDNSDIVATDTMKNTEMFACGCVKVYAKAKECSDILSAEDFAILLAKHFVSFYKKVTGAIVNIVEKPWERVIVDGQPHEHGFKLGSEKHTTEAIVQKSGSLQLTSGIEGLSVLKTTQSGFVNFIRDKYTALPDTRERILATEVTALWRYSYESQYSLPQKPFYFTEKYQEVKKVLADTFFGPPNGGVYSPSVQNTLYLMAKATLNRFPDIAYVSLKMPNLHFLPVNISNKDGPIVKFEDDVYLPTDEPHGSIQASLSRLWSKL; via the exons ATGGCTCAGCAGGAAGTGGTAGAAGGGTTCAAGTTCGAACAGAGGCACGGGAAAGAGCGCGTGAGAGTGGCGCGCGTGTGGAAGACGAGGCAGGGGCAGCACTTCGTTGTGGAGTGGCGCGTGGGCATCACTCTCTTCTCAGACTGCGTCAACTCGTATCTCCGCGATGACAACTCTGACATCGTTGCTACTGATACCATGAAAAACACA GAAATGTTTGCCTGTGGTTGTGTGAAG GTGTATGCAAAAGCAAAGGAATGCTCAGACATACTCTCTGCTGAGGACTTTGCTATTTTGCTTGCTAAGCACTTTGTATCATTTTACAAGAAG GTTACTGGTGCTATTGTGAATATTGTGGAAAAACCATGGGAGCGTGTCATTGTGGATGGTCAACCTCATGAACATG GTTTCAAACTTGGGTCTGAGAAGCATACAACAGAGGCAATAGTACAAAAGTCTGGTTCACTTCAGTTGACTTCTGGTATTGAAGGATTGTCAGTGTTGAAGACAACCCAG TCTGGTTTTGTGAATTTCATAAGAGACAAGTACACAGCACTTCCTGATACCCGTGAAAGGATTCTGGCAACAGAAGTAACCGCACTGTGGAG GTATTCGTATGAATCACAGTATAGCCTCCCTCAGAAGCCATTTTACTTTACAGAAAAGTATCAGGAAGTGAAAAAAGTTCTGGCTGACACTTTTTTTGGCCCACCAAATGGGGGAGTCTATAGCCCATCTGTTCAAAACACACTCTACCTGATGGCAAAGGCCACACTGAACAG ATTTCCTGACATAGCTTATGTCAGTCTAAAGATGCCAAATCTTCATTTCTTACCTGTCAATATCTCAAACAAGGATGGTCCTATTGTGAAG TTTGAGGATGATGTGTACTTGCCAACGGATGAGCCTCATGGGTCAATTCAAGCTAGCTTGAGCCGCCTTTGGTCAAAGCTGTAG
- the LOC106797718 gene encoding uncharacterized protein codes for MDQDDDNDAGNDLVFEDDDALNWATVYQASGVGECRMYTRRKKQKTSVAAAQTSKKQAMVVGSSSRKQKAVQENDEDLDVEKNIDVESEEEEIMVNFEASDGEEGEGDASLPYDNNEDDYVGIGEDD; via the coding sequence ATGGAtcaagatgatgataatgatgctggaaatgatttggtatttgaagatgatgatgctcTAAATTGGGCAACTGTGTATCAGGCTTCGGGGGTTGGAGAGTGTAGGATGTATACTAGGCggaaaaagcaaaaaacaagTGTTGCTGCTGCCCAAACTTCTAAAAAACAGGCAATGGTTGTTGGATCTTCATCAAGGAAGCAAAAAGCAGTCCAAGAAAATGATGAGGATCTAGATGTTgagaaaaatattgatgttgaatctgaagaagaagaaatcatggTCAATTTTGAGGCGTCTGATGGggaagagggagagggagatgcTTCATTACCATATGATAACAACGAAGATGATTATGTTGGGATTGGAGAAGATGATTAG